DNA from Coriobacteriaceae bacterium:
GAGAGCTCCTCACTCGAACGCTCCTTGCCCTCAATGGCCAGCAAGATCACATGCGCTCGAGACGGCAAGGCAGCAAGAATCGCCGCCCCCTCCTTGTCACGCGCAGCATCCACGCCGCCCGCCTTAGCCGGGTCGATATCGGCCACCTCGCGGATATCAACCTTGGCATAGGCACCCAGGCGCTTGGTGTACTCAGCGCACGCGTCCTTCCAAAAGCGCTCCTTGAGCTTACCAACACAAACGACGGTGTATTTCACGCGCGCCTACTCCTTCGAATCGTTTTGAACTTTGCCGGCGGCCAGCACCTGCTCGAACATCGAGGCCGACTGCGAAAAGTCGCTCGGCAGCACGACCGTCGAGTTTTTGCCCGTACGTGCGAACTCCGTCATCATCTCGGACCACTGCGTAAACATAAACAGCTGGTTGGCCTCGTCGTTACCGACGCCCGTCTCCTGGATAATCTCGAGCGAATCCTTGATGCCCAGCGCGATGGCCTTGCGCTGGTTGGCGATGCCTTCGCCCGCCTTTTCCATTGCCTCAGCCTCGGCGGTCGCCTCGGTGACGCGCTTGATGCGGTCGGCCTCAGCGAGCTCCTGTGCCGCAGCGCGCTTGCGCTGGGCGGCGTTGATGTCGTTCATGGAGTTCTCGACCTCGGTCGGCAGTGCAATCTTGGTGATGAGCGTCGACACGAGGGTGAAGCCGTAGGCGGCCATCTGCTCGGAAACGGTAGCGTTGACATCCTTGGCGATGTCGTCCTTCTTGGCAAAGACCTCATCGAGTGTGTAGACGGGAATCGAAGAGCGCAGGGCGTCGGTGATGAAGTCACGCATCTGGTCGACGGGCTCCTGCAGCATATAGTAGCTCTTGTAGATGCCCGAATCTGCCGGGCC
Protein-coding regions in this window:
- a CDS encoding SPFH domain-containing protein; protein product: MLFSGIIAALTSLLIPIIILLLLLPSACYVVEQQHAVIIERLGKFNRIVNAGFHMKVPVIDRKAATVSLRTMKNGFGIDVKTQDNVTIGLEVSAQYHVSYDMGAGPADSGIYKSYYMLQEPVDQMRDFITDALRSSIPVYTLDEVFAKKDDIAKDVNATVSEQMAAYGFTLVSTLITKIALPTEVENSMNDINAAQRKRAAAQELAEADRIKRVTEATAEAEAMEKAGEGIANQRKAIALGIKDSLEIIQETGVGNDEANQLFMFTQWSEMMTEFARTGKNSTVVLPSDFSQSASMFEQVLAAGKVQNDSKE
- the rlmH gene encoding 23S rRNA (pseudouridine(1915)-N(3))-methyltransferase RlmH; its protein translation is MKYTVVCVGKLKERFWKDACAEYTKRLGAYAKVDIREVADIDPAKAGGVDAARDKEGAAILAALPSRAHVILLAIEGKERSSEELSARLDDLMLRGSSDIAFVIGGSDGVSDEVRARADEMLSFGRITLPHNLARVVLLEQIYRACKISRGEPYHK